AGCAGAAGCTCGTTGAAACCTACCAGCCTGTGCCTTTGGTGGCTGATGTACATCATAATGGCATGAAAATTGCTTTAGAAGTGGCAAAGCATGTTGATAAGGTGCGGATTAATCCTGGTCTGTACGTGTTTGAAAAGCCCAAGTCAAATCGCACTGAGTATACCCAAGCTGAATTTGACGAGATTGGTGATAAAATCTATGAAACGCTCGAACCGTTAGTCGTGTCTTTGCGCGACCGGGGTAAGGCTATGCGGATTGGGGTCAATCACGGGTCTTTGGCAGAGCGTATGCTCTTTACTTATGGCGATACCCCAGAAGGCATGGTCGAATCTGCCCTAGAGTTTATTCGTATTTGTGAATCATTCAACTTTCGCAACCTGGTCATCTCTCTGAAAGCCTCGCGGGTACCAGTGATGCTAGCTGCTTATCGTCTGATGGCACAACGAATGGATGAGTTGGGTATGGACTATGCCTTGCATTTGGGCGTGACAGAAGCAGGCGACGGTGAGTATGGTCGCATCAAGTCCACTGCTGGGATTGCGACTCTCTTGGCTGAAGGAATTGGCGATACCATCCGAGTGTCCCTGACAGAAGCCCCGGAAAAAGAAATTCCCGCCTGCTACAGCATTCTGCAAGCTTTAGGTTTGCGGAAAACGATGGTAGAGTACGTTGCTTGTCCCTCCTGTGGACGCACTTTATTTAACCTAGAGGAAGTATTGCATCAAGTTCGGGAAGCAACAAAACACCTAACAGGTCTAGACATTGCTGTGATGGGTTGTATTGTCAATGGTCCGGGAGAAATGGCAGATGCAGACTACGGCTATGTAGGTAAACAACCTGGTTACATTTCCCTGTACCGTGGGCGAGAAGAAATCAAAAAAGTTCCAGAGTCTCAAGGAGTTGAAGAACTCATTAATTTGATTAAAGCAGACGGTCGTTGGGTCGAGCCTTGAGGCAAAGAAATGTACCATTTTGGATTTTAGATTTTGGATTTTGGATTGAGAAAGTCATATATAGACTGGATTCGAGTCAACTATCTGTCACATTCTTTGTTCAAATTGGTATAAGTTATCCTAAATCCGAAATTAAAGTGTAGGGGCACAAGGCATTGCGCCCCTACCATGGGATGATTTTTTAATTGAAGTCCCTGCGATCCTTCAATTGACTGTTGTATTCACAATCCTACTATCATGAAAGCAATATCTATTCTTGGCTCAACAGGCTCTATTGGTACTCAAACACTGGATATTGTCACCCAATACCCAGACCAATTTCAAGTTGTGGGATTGGCAGCTCGCTCCAATGTGGTTTTGCTTGCTCAACAGATTCGCGAGTTCCAACCTGCGATCGCAGCCATTGGCGAAGTACAGAAGTTGCCAGAGTTACAAGCAGCGATCGCCGACCTTGACCCCCAACCAATTCTGCTAGGGGGTGAAGTTGGAGTGATTGAAGTTGCTCGCTATGGTGATGCTGAAGTTGTCGTCACCGGCATTATGGGTTGTGCAGGTCTATTACCTACAATTGCAGCAATTCAGGCAGGCAAAGACATTGCTTTGGCAAACAAGGAAACCCTAATTGCTGGGGGACCAGTTGTTTTGCCACTTGTACAAGAGTACGGCGTGAAGCTATTGCCAGCCGACTCAGAGCATTCAGCAATTTTTCAGTGTTTGCAGGGAGTACCAAATAAGGGACTGCGGAGGATTTTACTAACTGCTTCAGGTGGAGCATTCCGGGATTGGGCTGTAGAGAAGTTATCAGAAGTTACTGTGAAAGATGCGTTAAAACATCCTAACTGGTCAATGGGTCGCAAAATTACGGTTGATTCCGCTACTCTTATGAATAAAGGGTTGGAGGTGATCGAGGCTCACTGGCTCTTTGGCGTTGATTATGACCAGATCGAAATTGTTATCCATCCCCAGAGCATTATTCATTCTTTGATCGAGCTGCAAGACACTTCGGTGCTGGCGCAATTGGGTTGGCCCGATATGCGCCTGCCTTTACTCTATGCTCTATCCTGGCCAGAGCGAATTTATACCGATTGGCAGCCGTTGGATCTGGTAAAGGTAGGAGAACTGACCTTTCGTACCCCAGACCACCAAAAGTATCCCTGTATGCAACTCGCTTATACTGCGGGGCGAATTGGGGGTTGTATGCCAGCAGTCCTTAATGCTGCTAATGAGCAAGCTGTGGCTCTCTTTCTAGAAGAAAGAATTCAGTTTCTAGATATTCCGCGTTTAATTGAACGGGCTTGCGATCGCTACCTGACCCACAACCACTCTACTCCAACTCTTGAAGACATCATTGCAGCAGACCAATGGGCAAGACAAGAAGTTGCGATCGCCAGCCAAAGCTTGGGATCTGTATTGCAAAAACTTTAATAATATCAGGAATAAATACCAAATGGATACTAAAGCCTTCAAACGAGCGCTCAATAGTTCTGAACAGTACTATCGTAAGGGATTTGGACGAGAAACGGAAGTTGCGCCTGTCTTACAATCGGAGTATCAAAGCAATCTCATTCAACAACTCCGGGAAAACAACTTTACGCTGCAACGAGGTGAAGTCACAATCCGACTTGCAGAGGCGTTTGGTTTTTGTTGGGGTGTGGAACGAGCAGTTGCTATGGCATATGAAACTCGCCAGCATTTCCCTAGCGATCGGATTTGGATTACCAATGAAATTATTCACAATCCCTCGGTTAATTCCAATTTGCGGGATATGCAGGTAGAATTTATCCCTATGAAGGATAAGCAGAAGGATTTTTCTGTCGTCGGTAAAGGGGATGTTGTGATTTTGCCTGCCTTTGGTGCCAGCTTCCAAGAAATGCAGCTTCTTAACGAAAAAGGATGCACAATTGTAGATACAACTTGCCCCTGGGTTTCTAAAGTTTGGAATACGGTTGAGAAGCACAAAAAAGGCAATTACACCTCC
This genomic interval from Scytonema hofmannii PCC 7110 contains the following:
- the dxr gene encoding 1-deoxy-D-xylulose-5-phosphate reductoisomerase produces the protein MKAISILGSTGSIGTQTLDIVTQYPDQFQVVGLAARSNVVLLAQQIREFQPAIAAIGEVQKLPELQAAIADLDPQPILLGGEVGVIEVARYGDAEVVVTGIMGCAGLLPTIAAIQAGKDIALANKETLIAGGPVVLPLVQEYGVKLLPADSEHSAIFQCLQGVPNKGLRRILLTASGGAFRDWAVEKLSEVTVKDALKHPNWSMGRKITVDSATLMNKGLEVIEAHWLFGVDYDQIEIVIHPQSIIHSLIELQDTSVLAQLGWPDMRLPLLYALSWPERIYTDWQPLDLVKVGELTFRTPDHQKYPCMQLAYTAGRIGGCMPAVLNAANEQAVALFLEERIQFLDIPRLIERACDRYLTHNHSTPTLEDIIAADQWARQEVAIASQSLGSVLQKL
- the ispG gene encoding (E)-4-hydroxy-3-methylbut-2-enyl-diphosphate synthase, with the protein product MQTLPTSVTFTTPEPQLSTETSIQRRKTRPVNVGNVTIGGGYPVVVQSMINEDTLDVDGSVAAIRRLHEIGCEIVRVTVPSLAHAYALAEIKQKLVETYQPVPLVADVHHNGMKIALEVAKHVDKVRINPGLYVFEKPKSNRTEYTQAEFDEIGDKIYETLEPLVVSLRDRGKAMRIGVNHGSLAERMLFTYGDTPEGMVESALEFIRICESFNFRNLVISLKASRVPVMLAAYRLMAQRMDELGMDYALHLGVTEAGDGEYGRIKSTAGIATLLAEGIGDTIRVSLTEAPEKEIPACYSILQALGLRKTMVEYVACPSCGRTLFNLEEVLHQVREATKHLTGLDIAVMGCIVNGPGEMADADYGYVGKQPGYISLYRGREEIKKVPESQGVEELINLIKADGRWVEP